One region of Quercus lobata isolate SW786 chromosome 2, ValleyOak3.0 Primary Assembly, whole genome shotgun sequence genomic DNA includes:
- the LOC115958008 gene encoding protein FAR1-RELATED SEQUENCE 5-like, producing MTCHLQKDGMLHVVSFHGQHNHEFAPSPMKHMLRSKRKISLAQKAIANDAERSGISIKQTIELLSMQAGGRENLGFMEVDYKNHVHNERRMALRKGDGPAMMEFFHKMQLVDPSYFYSIQVDDDGQIMNIFWADTRSIVDYGNFGDVICFDTTYRTNRYDRPFAPFVGVNHHKQSIIFDAALLYDETIESFKWLFETFLTAMSGKQPRTILTDQSAAMAKAITENAAKNLHHVFHSSKQFAKDFSDCLYEYEDEDEWLISWDYMLKEYGLTDNKWLHSIFDVKEKWAIVYGRHMFTADMKSTQRSESINNVLKKYLKPKHDFVRFSEHYSRVLVDKRHQELQAEFKMRQTKSILQSNVEMLRHVVELYSPEIFQMFQDEYMKIADCTIYKANKSDTITEYKVKYSQRIQEHLVKYEASTTSVECSCKKFSFVGILCAHALKVLEHKNVKRLPVHYVLKRWTQDAKAGSIKDYHGIDIKGNAQESIGKRYSYLSHNAREISTLAAENEIMYEHTKESFEKLMKELQEIRKKCHSNNMESCIEVHGDVTTDVLQGDSICRIKTKPTVGRPKRRLKSALEKKNGFNSYF from the exons ATGACCTGTCATCTTCAAAAGGATGGCATGTTAcatgttgtttcttttcatgGCCAGCATAATCATGAGTTTGCTCCTTCGCCAATGAAACATATGTTAAGATCGAAGAGAAAAATTTCACTTGCTCAAAAAGCCATTGCAAATGATGCAGAGAGGTCTGGAATATCAATAAAACAAACCATTGAATTATTGAGCATGCAAGCTGGGGGTCGTGAAAATCTTGGGTTTATGGAGGTTGACTATAAGAATCATGTACATAATGAGAGGAGGATGGCTTTGAGGAAAGGAGATGGACCTGCAATGATGGAGTTCTTTCATAAGATGCAATTGGTAGATCcatcttatttttattcaatacaaGTTGATGATGATGGTCAAATCATGAACATTTTTTGGGCTGATACTAGATCAATAGTTGATTATGGGAACTTTGGAGATGTTATTTGTTTTGACACAACTTATCGAACAAATAGATATGATCGTCCCTTTGCTCCATTCGTTGGGGTTAATCATCACAAACAATCAATTATCTTCGATGCAGCTTTACTTTATGATGAGACTATAGAGTCATTTAAGTGgttgtttgaaacttttttaaCTGCAATGTCAGGAAAGCAGCCAAGAACTATACTTACAGATCAATCTGCTGCAATGGCTAAAGCAATAACAGAG AATGCTGCTAAGAATCTACATCATGTATTTCATTCATCTAAGCAATTTGCAAAAGATTTTAGTGATTGTTTATATGAgtatgaagatgaagatgaatggCTTATTTCATGGGATTATATGCTTAAGGAATATGGTCTTACTGATAATAAATGGTTGCATAGCATATTTGATGTGAAAGAAAAATGGGCTATTGTATATGGTCGACACATGTTCACTGCCGATATGAAAAGCACCCAACGTAGTGAGTCAATAAACAATGTGttgaagaaatatttaaaaccaaaacatgATTTTGTGCGCTTTTCAGAACATTACTCTAGAGTTTTGGTTGATAAGAGACATCAAGAACTACAGGCAGAGTTCAAAATGAGGCAAACAAAATCGATTTTACAGTCTAATGTAGAGATGTTGAGACATGTTGTAGAGCTGTACTCCCCAGAaatttttcaaatgtttcaaGATGAATATATGAAGATTGCTGATTGTACTATTTACAAGGCTAATAAATCTGATACTATCACAGAATACAAGGTCAAATATAGTCAAAGAATTCAAGAGCACCTAGTTAAATATGAAGCCTCAACTACTTCGGTGGAATGCAGTTGCAAGAAGTTTAGCTTTGTAGGAATTCTGTGTGCCCATGCTTTGAAAGTTCTTGAACATAAAAATGTTAAGAGACTTCCCGTTCATTATGTATTGAAAAGATGGACGCAAGATGCAAAGGCTGGTTCTATCAAGGACTATCATGGCATTGATATTAAAGGTAATGCTCAAGAGTCAATAGGAAAACGCTACTCTTATTTGAGCCATAATGCTCGTGAAATTTCTACACTTGCAGCAGAGAATGAGATAATGTATGAACATACCAAAGaatcttttgaaaaattaatgaagGAATTGCAAGAGATTAGAAAAAAATGTCATTCGAATAATATGGAAAGTTGCATAGAGGTCCATGGTGATGTTACTACAGATGTTTTACAAGGTGATAGCATATGTAGAATTAAAACAAAACCTACTGTTGGGCGTCCAAAGAGAAGGTTGAAATCTGcattagagaagaaaaatg GTTTCAATAGCTACTTCTGA
- the LOC115974218 gene encoding uncharacterized protein LOC115974218 isoform X1, which yields MLSKQTMLRLCFRTRRSLRFPLSNHSRLQFSSSQNPIEPSNNLKISQKAPPPPPPPPPSSSIHHPLTTTTTATATSATASLSRNSVLALSATLLSASIASYYAILSTSDEHNSSSSSTSTNPLYTGIERAVKKSSDSVNRIFHHAKQTGVAASVLWQSLSSVLSSANHEVRSGFELRVAALLADISAANASRRAAIVGAGGGAVVDWLLESVAVPRDGFGTQAESARALAYLIADPNVSSSVLGRPHAIPKLLRFIFSCHPQRSKKQSRRSSFDVSDSLKGRSMLVAAIMDIVTSSCDSSDNVSFQPSLPRHAETGDIAAAIQVLEEGGIHLDESNANQDDEDGGNGIKGIGMKIFGGTTVLGLSRTSELMELGIGETNHVQSARHTPKAFFLQNKHDGSLMQANNLSSAVVPGLWDDLHCEHVSVPFAAWALANWATASEVNRSHIQELDQDGHAVMTALVAPERSVKWHGSLVARLLLEDRNLPLNDSVSDWSSSLLSTISQASKNEDISLALVALSAFQVSVERSPEAKKIVMEKGLHLMRDTAKRLTKHKHVQDALAKALELICTGNMHLSLEESQKWSGILLPWIFGKNSSDTVRSSAKKILSHILEDYGPSSVPISQGWLAILLTEILGSAKTSAKGNTQPKNDKVKTKIDQSNILSASQIANQLAVAVVNLAVKQLGTATGSVDTFPLADLLSLEPFAGPLKNLKKDSLAKFDAADSASATLKGIKALTEICAEEPQFQEKITDFGVLCLLRRFLLCDDYEKLAAIEAYDASRTLEAQDRVPNGHRESPISDTNDSSSVRVPATAHIRKHAARLLAILSLLPKAQKVIMADETWCKWLEDCANGKSPGCSDPKIQSYARATLLNIFCNHQIDKDHVNKNLPDTGVSNRDNNCPRYKDMVFLINPELPHWKCPEQVDQDNVRRDKSSTLATTVASEGTPVNTPRNDGSFSSSVDYAGSQSELPLLDVVFVHGIRGGAYRSWRIAEDKTSTTSGLVEKIDEEAGKLGTFWPGEWLSSDIPQVRMFTLKYKTNLTQWSGASLPLQEVSSMLLEKLVAAGIGNRPVVFVTHSMGGLVVKQMLHKAKAENIDNLVNNTAGVVFYSCPHFGSKLADMPWRMGLVFRPAPTIGELRSGSPRLVELNDYIRDLHKKGVLDVLSFCETKVTPLVEGYGGWAFRMEIVSIESAYPGFGELVVLESTDHINSCKPISRSDPSYTRTLEFLQKLIERYR from the exons ATGCTTTCTAAACAAACTATGCTTCGGCTCTGCTTCAGAACCCGACGCTCTCTCCGTTTCCCTCTCTCCAATCACTCTCGCCTTCAATTTTCCTCTTCGCAAAACCCAATCGAACCCTCAAACAATCTCAAAATTTCCCAAAAAGCCCCTCCGCCGCCGCCACCGCCGCCGCCTTCTTCTTCCATTCATCACCCTCTCACTACTaccaccaccgccaccgccacctCTGCCACAGCCTCTCTCTCTCGCAATTCCGTTCTCGCTCTCTCCGCTACACTCCTCTCCGCTTCAATCGCCTCCTACTACGCTATCCTCTCCACCTCAGACGAACAcaactcctcctcctcctccacttCTACTAATCCCTTGTACACCGGAATCGAACGCGCCGTCAAGAAATCCTCCGACTCCGTCAACAGAATCTTCCACCACGCCAAGCAAACCGGCGTCGCCGCCTCCGTTCTCTGGCAGTCTCTCAGCTCCGTCTTGTCCTCCGCCAACCATGAGGTCCGCTCCGGCTTCGAACTTAGGGTCGCGGCGCTCCTCGCCGACATTTCCGCTGCCAATGCCAGTCGCAGGGCCGCGATCGTTGGCGCTGGAGGTGGCGCCGTCGTCGATTGGTTGCTTGAGTCCGTGGCGGTCCCCAGGGACGGGTTTGGGACTCAGGCTGAGTCGGCGAGGGCGCTCGCGTACTTGATCGCCGATCCTAATGTCTCCTCCTCCGTGCTTGGGAGGCCTCATGCTATTCCCAAGCTTCTCAGGTTCATTTTCTCATGTCACCCTCAGCGGTCGAAGAAG CAATCAAGACGTAGTTCATTCGATGTTTCTGATTCTTTGAAAGGTAGGAGCATGCTTGTGGCTGCCATTATGGATATTGTTACTTCCAGCTGTGATAGTTCAGACAACGTATCATTTCAGCCATCCCTACCAAGGCATGCTGAAACTGGAGATATTGCTGCTGCCATTCAAGTTCTTGAGGAAGGTGGCATTCACTTGGATGAATCAAATGCCAATCAAGATGATGAAGATGGTGGGAATGGAATAAAAGGGattggaatgaaaatttttggaggAACTACAGTATTGGGGCTTTCAAGAACAAGTGAGCTTATGGAATTAGGGATTGGTGAAACCAATCATGTACAATCAGCTAGGCATACACCTAAAGCTTTCTTCCTACAAAATAAGCACGATGGTTCACTAATGCAAGCTAATAATTTGTCTTCTGCTGTTGTTCCTGGTCTTTGGGATGATTTGCATTGTGAACATGTTTCTGTACCTTTTGCTGCATGGGCATTAGCAAATTGGGCAACGGCATCAGAGGTGAATAGGTCTCATATTCAAGAACTGGATCAAGATGGCCATGCTGTCATGACTGCTTTAGTGGCACCAGAGAGATCTGTGAAATGGCATGGGAGTTTGGTGGCGCGGTTGCTACTAGAGGACCGTAATCTGCCCTTAAATGATTCTGTTTCTGATTGGAGTTCTAGTCTTCTTTCTACTATTTCACAGGCAAGTAAAAATGAGGACATTTCTTTGGCTCTGGTGGCATTGTCTGCCTTTCAGGTTTCTGTTGAGAGAAGCCCTGAGGCCAAAAAGATAGTGATGGAGAAGGGCCTACATCTAATGAGGGACACTGCTAAACGATTGACAAAGCATAAGCATGTGCAAGATGCACTAGCAAAAGCACTAGAATTAATTTGTACTGGGAACATGCACTTATCCCTTGAAGAGAGTCAAAAGTGGTCTGGTATATTGCTTCCTTggatttttgggaaaaattccTCAGACACCGTACGATCTTCAGCCAAAAAGATCCTTTCTCACATTCTTGAAGATTATGGACCATCTTCTGTACCAATTTCTCAAGGATGGTTGGCTATTCTGCTAACTGAAATCCTGGGTTCTGCCAAGACATCAGCTAAAGGAAACACTCAACCTAAAAATGACAAAGTGAAG ACTAAAATCGATCAGTCAAACATTCTTTCTGCTTCACAAATTGCTAATCAATTAGCAGTTGCTGTTGTTAATCTGGCAGTGAAGCAGCTGGGAACAGCCACTGGTTCTGTGGATACATTCCCTCTGGCAGATCTTCTTTCTCTGGAACCTTTTGCAGGACCACTGAAAAATCTAAAGAAAGATAGCCTGGCTAAGTTTGATGCTGCAGATTCTGCATCAGCAACCCTGAAGGGGATCAAAGCACTGACTGAAATTTGTGCTGAAGAGCCTCAATTTCAGGAAAAAATAACCGATTTTGGGGTTTTGTGTCTGTTGAGACGTTTTCTGTTATGTGATGATTATGAGAAACTTGCTGCAATTGAAGCGTATGATGCATCCAGAACACTTGAGGCTCAGGATCGAGTTCCAAATGGTCATAGGGAATCACCTATTTCTGATACTAATGATTCATCTAGTGTTCGTGTTCCAGCTACAGCCCACATTCGCAAGCATGCAGCTCGGCTGTTAGCTATCCTTTCACTCCTTCCAAAAGCCCAGAAGGTTATTATGGCAGATGAAACTTGGTGTAAATGGCTTGAGGATTGTGCTAATGGGAAGAGTCCAGGTTGCAGCGACCCTAAGATACAAAGTTATGCTAGGGCAACACTTCTAAATATATTTTGCAATCACCAAATTGATAAAGACCATGTAAATAAGAATCTTCCTGATACTGGTGTTTCAAACAGAGATAACAATTGTCCTCGATATAAAGATATGGTATTTTTAATCAATCCCGAACTTCCCCACTGGAAGTGTCCTGAACAAGTAGATCAGGACAATGTTCGAAGGGATAAATCTTCGACTCTGGCTACTACTGTAGCCAGTGAGGGTACGCCTGTAAACACACCCCGAAATGATGGTAGCTTTTCTAGTTCTGTTGATTATGCTGGCTCACAATCAGAACTGCCTCTTTTGGATGTTGTTTTTGTCCATGGGATCCGTGGTGGGGCTTATAGGTCTTGGCGCATAGCTGAGGACAAGACCTCAACTACGTCTGGCTTGGTAGAAAAGATTGATGAGGAAGCAGGGAAGCTAGGAACATTTTGGCCAGGTGAATGGCTTTCATCTGACATTCCTCAAGTTCGCATGTTTACTCTCAAATACAAG ACAAATCTCACACAATGGTCTGGAGCTAGCTTGCCCCTTCAG GAAGTAAGCTCCATGCTATTGGAGAAGCTTGTTGCTGCAGGCATTGGGAATCGACCGGTGGTGTTTGTGACTCACAG CATGGGAGGCTTGGTTGTAAAGCAGATGCTACATAAAGCTAAGGCAGAAAATATAGATAACCTTGTGAACAACACTGCTGGAGTT GTGTTCTATAGCTGCCCACATTTTGGCAGCAAACTAGCAGACATGCCTTGGCGAATGGGCCTGGTGTTTCGCCCTGCCCCAACT ATAGGGGAGCTAAGGAGTGGGTCGCCGAGACTAGTAGAGCTTAACGACTATATCCGAGACCTTCATAAGAAAGGGGTGCTTGATGTCCTCAGTTTCTGTGAG ACCAAGGTAACTCCCCTTGTTGAAGGTTACGGAGGATGGGCCTTCCGAATGGAAATAGTATCAATCGAATCAGCATATCCTGGATTTGGCGAACTTGTT GTACTAGAGTCAACAGATCATATTAATTCATGTAAACCAATTAGCCGTTCAGATCCTTCGTATACTCGGACATTAGAATTTTTGCAGAAGCTGATAGAGCGTTATAGGTGA
- the LOC115974218 gene encoding uncharacterized protein LOC115974218 isoform X2 — MSPSAVEEGRSMLVAAIMDIVTSSCDSSDNVSFQPSLPRHAETGDIAAAIQVLEEGGIHLDESNANQDDEDGGNGIKGIGMKIFGGTTVLGLSRTSELMELGIGETNHVQSARHTPKAFFLQNKHDGSLMQANNLSSAVVPGLWDDLHCEHVSVPFAAWALANWATASEVNRSHIQELDQDGHAVMTALVAPERSVKWHGSLVARLLLEDRNLPLNDSVSDWSSSLLSTISQASKNEDISLALVALSAFQVSVERSPEAKKIVMEKGLHLMRDTAKRLTKHKHVQDALAKALELICTGNMHLSLEESQKWSGILLPWIFGKNSSDTVRSSAKKILSHILEDYGPSSVPISQGWLAILLTEILGSAKTSAKGNTQPKNDKVKTKIDQSNILSASQIANQLAVAVVNLAVKQLGTATGSVDTFPLADLLSLEPFAGPLKNLKKDSLAKFDAADSASATLKGIKALTEICAEEPQFQEKITDFGVLCLLRRFLLCDDYEKLAAIEAYDASRTLEAQDRVPNGHRESPISDTNDSSSVRVPATAHIRKHAARLLAILSLLPKAQKVIMADETWCKWLEDCANGKSPGCSDPKIQSYARATLLNIFCNHQIDKDHVNKNLPDTGVSNRDNNCPRYKDMVFLINPELPHWKCPEQVDQDNVRRDKSSTLATTVASEGTPVNTPRNDGSFSSSVDYAGSQSELPLLDVVFVHGIRGGAYRSWRIAEDKTSTTSGLVEKIDEEAGKLGTFWPGEWLSSDIPQVRMFTLKYKTNLTQWSGASLPLQEVSSMLLEKLVAAGIGNRPVVFVTHSMGGLVVKQMLHKAKAENIDNLVNNTAGVVFYSCPHFGSKLADMPWRMGLVFRPAPTIGELRSGSPRLVELNDYIRDLHKKGVLDVLSFCETKVTPLVEGYGGWAFRMEIVSIESAYPGFGELVVLESTDHINSCKPISRSDPSYTRTLEFLQKLIERYR, encoded by the exons ATGTCACCCTCAGCGGTCGAAGAAG GTAGGAGCATGCTTGTGGCTGCCATTATGGATATTGTTACTTCCAGCTGTGATAGTTCAGACAACGTATCATTTCAGCCATCCCTACCAAGGCATGCTGAAACTGGAGATATTGCTGCTGCCATTCAAGTTCTTGAGGAAGGTGGCATTCACTTGGATGAATCAAATGCCAATCAAGATGATGAAGATGGTGGGAATGGAATAAAAGGGattggaatgaaaatttttggaggAACTACAGTATTGGGGCTTTCAAGAACAAGTGAGCTTATGGAATTAGGGATTGGTGAAACCAATCATGTACAATCAGCTAGGCATACACCTAAAGCTTTCTTCCTACAAAATAAGCACGATGGTTCACTAATGCAAGCTAATAATTTGTCTTCTGCTGTTGTTCCTGGTCTTTGGGATGATTTGCATTGTGAACATGTTTCTGTACCTTTTGCTGCATGGGCATTAGCAAATTGGGCAACGGCATCAGAGGTGAATAGGTCTCATATTCAAGAACTGGATCAAGATGGCCATGCTGTCATGACTGCTTTAGTGGCACCAGAGAGATCTGTGAAATGGCATGGGAGTTTGGTGGCGCGGTTGCTACTAGAGGACCGTAATCTGCCCTTAAATGATTCTGTTTCTGATTGGAGTTCTAGTCTTCTTTCTACTATTTCACAGGCAAGTAAAAATGAGGACATTTCTTTGGCTCTGGTGGCATTGTCTGCCTTTCAGGTTTCTGTTGAGAGAAGCCCTGAGGCCAAAAAGATAGTGATGGAGAAGGGCCTACATCTAATGAGGGACACTGCTAAACGATTGACAAAGCATAAGCATGTGCAAGATGCACTAGCAAAAGCACTAGAATTAATTTGTACTGGGAACATGCACTTATCCCTTGAAGAGAGTCAAAAGTGGTCTGGTATATTGCTTCCTTggatttttgggaaaaattccTCAGACACCGTACGATCTTCAGCCAAAAAGATCCTTTCTCACATTCTTGAAGATTATGGACCATCTTCTGTACCAATTTCTCAAGGATGGTTGGCTATTCTGCTAACTGAAATCCTGGGTTCTGCCAAGACATCAGCTAAAGGAAACACTCAACCTAAAAATGACAAAGTGAAG ACTAAAATCGATCAGTCAAACATTCTTTCTGCTTCACAAATTGCTAATCAATTAGCAGTTGCTGTTGTTAATCTGGCAGTGAAGCAGCTGGGAACAGCCACTGGTTCTGTGGATACATTCCCTCTGGCAGATCTTCTTTCTCTGGAACCTTTTGCAGGACCACTGAAAAATCTAAAGAAAGATAGCCTGGCTAAGTTTGATGCTGCAGATTCTGCATCAGCAACCCTGAAGGGGATCAAAGCACTGACTGAAATTTGTGCTGAAGAGCCTCAATTTCAGGAAAAAATAACCGATTTTGGGGTTTTGTGTCTGTTGAGACGTTTTCTGTTATGTGATGATTATGAGAAACTTGCTGCAATTGAAGCGTATGATGCATCCAGAACACTTGAGGCTCAGGATCGAGTTCCAAATGGTCATAGGGAATCACCTATTTCTGATACTAATGATTCATCTAGTGTTCGTGTTCCAGCTACAGCCCACATTCGCAAGCATGCAGCTCGGCTGTTAGCTATCCTTTCACTCCTTCCAAAAGCCCAGAAGGTTATTATGGCAGATGAAACTTGGTGTAAATGGCTTGAGGATTGTGCTAATGGGAAGAGTCCAGGTTGCAGCGACCCTAAGATACAAAGTTATGCTAGGGCAACACTTCTAAATATATTTTGCAATCACCAAATTGATAAAGACCATGTAAATAAGAATCTTCCTGATACTGGTGTTTCAAACAGAGATAACAATTGTCCTCGATATAAAGATATGGTATTTTTAATCAATCCCGAACTTCCCCACTGGAAGTGTCCTGAACAAGTAGATCAGGACAATGTTCGAAGGGATAAATCTTCGACTCTGGCTACTACTGTAGCCAGTGAGGGTACGCCTGTAAACACACCCCGAAATGATGGTAGCTTTTCTAGTTCTGTTGATTATGCTGGCTCACAATCAGAACTGCCTCTTTTGGATGTTGTTTTTGTCCATGGGATCCGTGGTGGGGCTTATAGGTCTTGGCGCATAGCTGAGGACAAGACCTCAACTACGTCTGGCTTGGTAGAAAAGATTGATGAGGAAGCAGGGAAGCTAGGAACATTTTGGCCAGGTGAATGGCTTTCATCTGACATTCCTCAAGTTCGCATGTTTACTCTCAAATACAAG ACAAATCTCACACAATGGTCTGGAGCTAGCTTGCCCCTTCAG GAAGTAAGCTCCATGCTATTGGAGAAGCTTGTTGCTGCAGGCATTGGGAATCGACCGGTGGTGTTTGTGACTCACAG CATGGGAGGCTTGGTTGTAAAGCAGATGCTACATAAAGCTAAGGCAGAAAATATAGATAACCTTGTGAACAACACTGCTGGAGTT GTGTTCTATAGCTGCCCACATTTTGGCAGCAAACTAGCAGACATGCCTTGGCGAATGGGCCTGGTGTTTCGCCCTGCCCCAACT ATAGGGGAGCTAAGGAGTGGGTCGCCGAGACTAGTAGAGCTTAACGACTATATCCGAGACCTTCATAAGAAAGGGGTGCTTGATGTCCTCAGTTTCTGTGAG ACCAAGGTAACTCCCCTTGTTGAAGGTTACGGAGGATGGGCCTTCCGAATGGAAATAGTATCAATCGAATCAGCATATCCTGGATTTGGCGAACTTGTT GTACTAGAGTCAACAGATCATATTAATTCATGTAAACCAATTAGCCGTTCAGATCCTTCGTATACTCGGACATTAGAATTTTTGCAGAAGCTGATAGAGCGTTATAGGTGA
- the LOC115974220 gene encoding probable inactive heme oxygenase 2, chloroplastic, with amino-acid sequence MSLWKTTVQQPLLLQQHSMPMHSSSFISTNTMTMNQKKKSTSNRRALILCCSGSNTSSYSPSPSISTTTTTSAPPIIKRRKRYRRQYPGESIGITEEMRFVAMRLRNVKGKKYTKDSLGEDEEKDDNLASDNDNDNDGDDGVTWQPSMEGFLNYLVDSKIVFNTVERIVDESSHVAYAYFRKTGLERSEALEKDLEWLGQQGFVIPEPSGPGISYAKYLGELSEKSAPLFMCHFYNIYFSHIAGGQVIARQVSEKLLEGRELEFFRWEGNVAELIKDVREKLNVLGEHWCRDEKNRCLKEATKAFRFLGQIVRLIIL; translated from the exons ATGTCGTTATGGAAGACGACGGTGCAGCAACCTCTTCTACTACAACAACACTCAATGCCAatgcattcttcttccttcatttCAACGAACACGATGACGATGaatcagaagaagaagagtacGAGTAACAGAAGAGCCCTAATTCTATGTTGTTCTGGTTCCAACACGTCGTCGTATTCACCATCTCCGTCgatttcaacaacaacaacaaccagtGCTCCGCCAATTATAAAGCGGAGGAAGAGGTATAGGAGGCAGTATCCAGGAGAGAGCATAGGAATCACTGAAGAGATGAGGTTCGTTGCTATGAGACTGCGAAACGTTAAAGGCAAAAAATACACTAAAGATTCACTCGGTGAAGACGAAGAAAAAGACGATAATTTAGCTTCagataatgataatgataatgatggtgatgatggaGTGACGTGGCAGCCCAGCATGGAAGGTTTCCTCAATTATTTGGTTGATAGCAAGATCGTCTTCAACACTGTGGAGCGCATTGTCGATGAATCCAGTCACGTTGCCT ATGCCTATTTTAGAAAAACTGGATTGGAACGATCAGAAGCTCTTGAAAAAGATTTAGAGTGGCTTGGGCAGCAGGGCTTTGTGATTCCTGAACCTAGCGGTCCGGGAATTTCTTATGCCAAGTATTTGGGGGAACTTTCAGAGAAGAGTGCCCCATTGTTCATGTGCCATttctacaatatatatttttcgcATATAGCAGGAGGTCAAGTGATAGCAAGACAG GTTTCTGAGAAGCTCCTAGAAGGAAGGGAGTTGGAGTTCTTCAGATGGGAGGGCAATGTTGCAGAGTTGATAAAAGATGTTCGTGAGAAGCTCAACGTGCTTGGAGAG CACTGGTGTCGTGATGAGAAAAACAGATGCCTAAAAGAAGCAACAAAGGCATTTCGTTTCCTGGGGCAGATTGTCCGCTTGATCATTTTATGA